One genomic segment of Rhizobium gallicum bv. gallicum R602sp includes these proteins:
- a CDS encoding GNAT family N-acetyltransferase — MSVTVALESPRQPEIIRLLDLSDAYTQSLYPAESNHLVDLSTLEKSIASFFVARNAGEIVGCAALLEAGDGTAEIKRMFVDPEARGLKVASRLMERLEEHARARGLDAIRLETGIYQPEAVRLYRKYGYADVGPFGSYLPDPLSLFMEKRLK; from the coding sequence ATGTCCGTCACCGTCGCTCTTGAATCGCCGCGCCAGCCGGAAATCATCCGCTTGCTCGACCTTTCGGATGCATATACGCAGTCGCTTTATCCTGCCGAAAGCAATCACCTGGTCGATCTCTCGACCCTGGAAAAGTCCATTGCAAGCTTCTTCGTGGCCCGGAATGCAGGAGAAATCGTCGGCTGTGCGGCACTCCTGGAGGCGGGAGACGGTACGGCTGAGATCAAGCGCATGTTCGTCGATCCGGAGGCAAGAGGACTGAAGGTCGCAAGCCGCCTGATGGAGCGGCTGGAGGAGCATGCCCGGGCGCGGGGTCTCGATGCGATCCGGCTCGAGACCGGCATCTATCAGCCGGAGGCGGTCCGTCTTTATCGCAAATACGGCTATGCCGACGTCGGACCCTTCGGCTCGTACCTGCCGGACCCGCTCAGCCTCTTCATGGAGAAGCGGCTGAAATGA
- a CDS encoding DUF2336 domain-containing protein translates to MIVEAFLRWVETAKVADRARAASALGRAYLQSEMLPEERRAAEMAMTVLLDDPSPRVRLALVEAIAWSDEAPRALILALAEDQPEIACHAVTCSPLLSDADLVDLAVRGGSVTRILISARPSISRAVSAALAEVGDEEDILCLLENEGAAIAPVSLKRIAARLGDCCDIRNLLLDRADLPVDARQLLTQHVSNALVALPLAQAAIGLNRLERISREATQAAVVSLVGDIQPREIADLVEHLRLNGHLTPSFLMHALCAGKVDFFAGAIVNLTGCTEKRVRSILATGRMHAVRALYEAAGLTREISTVFVEATLLWREASKKTAGTMLANVCGRLLERFRHLDGIHGAVSELLDLVEKLHIAEQRQSARSYASLTAFAAA, encoded by the coding sequence GTGATCGTAGAGGCTTTTCTTCGCTGGGTTGAAACTGCCAAGGTCGCAGACAGGGCTCGCGCCGCAAGCGCGCTCGGCCGTGCCTATCTACAATCCGAAATGCTTCCCGAGGAACGCAGGGCCGCCGAAATGGCGATGACCGTCCTACTCGACGATCCATCGCCGCGCGTGCGACTGGCACTGGTCGAAGCGATCGCTTGGTCTGACGAAGCGCCGCGCGCCCTCATTCTTGCCCTCGCCGAAGACCAGCCGGAGATCGCCTGCCATGCGGTGACGTGTTCCCCGCTTCTTTCGGACGCCGATCTCGTCGATCTTGCAGTCCGCGGCGGCAGCGTCACCCGTATCTTGATTTCCGCACGCCCATCGATCTCGCGTGCTGTTTCAGCCGCTCTTGCGGAGGTCGGCGACGAAGAGGATATTCTCTGCCTTCTCGAAAACGAGGGAGCCGCGATTGCTCCAGTATCCCTCAAGCGCATCGCGGCGCGGCTAGGCGACTGTTGCGATATCCGCAACCTTCTGCTTGATCGCGCCGATCTGCCGGTGGATGCCCGTCAGCTGCTGACGCAGCATGTCAGCAATGCATTGGTCGCCTTGCCCTTGGCGCAGGCCGCAATCGGCCTCAATCGTCTGGAGCGCATCAGCCGCGAGGCGACCCAGGCGGCCGTCGTGTCGCTTGTTGGCGATATCCAGCCGCGCGAGATCGCCGATCTCGTCGAGCATCTGCGTCTTAATGGCCATTTGACGCCGTCCTTTCTCATGCACGCCCTCTGCGCCGGCAAGGTGGATTTCTTCGCCGGTGCCATCGTCAATCTCACCGGCTGCACCGAAAAGCGCGTTCGCTCGATCCTCGCCACCGGCCGCATGCATGCGGTACGCGCCCTCTACGAGGCGGCCGGGCTCACCCGCGAGATCAGCACAGTGTTCGTCGAGGCGACGCTTCTCTGGCGCGAAGCCTCCAAAAAGACCGCAGGCACAATGCTTGCCAACGTTTGCGGCAGGCTGCTCGAACGCTTCCGTCACCTCGACGGCATCCATGGCGCCGTCAGCGAGTTGCTCGATCTGGTCGAGAAGCTTCACATCGCTGAGCAACGCCAATCGGCCCGCAGCTACGCATCGCTGACCGCGTTCGCGGCAGCCTAG
- a CDS encoding flavin reductase family protein, whose product MFYLTETNRHGLSHDPFKAIVAPRPIGWIGTKGRDGSLNLGPYSFFNAVSDRPKLVMFSSSGRKHSQRNAAETGVFTCNFVSRNLVERMNLSSAALPYGINEFELAGLTAKRGELVDAPYVGEAFAVLECKVTELIEPKTLSGEPSESVMVLGEVVGIHIDEQIIREGRLDMSIARPVARMGYMDYSEGSDVFELLRPQVPNDLIAVGKG is encoded by the coding sequence ATGTTCTACCTGACCGAAACGAACAGGCATGGCCTATCGCACGATCCGTTCAAGGCGATCGTCGCGCCGCGTCCGATCGGCTGGATCGGCACGAAGGGCAGGGACGGTTCGTTGAACCTCGGCCCCTATTCTTTCTTCAACGCCGTTTCCGACCGGCCGAAGCTGGTGATGTTTTCCTCCAGCGGGCGCAAGCACAGCCAGCGCAATGCGGCGGAAACCGGGGTCTTCACCTGCAATTTCGTCAGCCGCAACCTTGTCGAACGGATGAACCTGTCATCGGCGGCGCTGCCTTACGGCATCAACGAGTTCGAGCTGGCGGGCCTGACGGCGAAGCGGGGTGAGCTTGTCGATGCGCCCTATGTCGGTGAGGCTTTCGCGGTGCTCGAATGCAAGGTGACCGAACTGATCGAACCCAAGACCCTCTCGGGCGAGCCTTCGGAGAGTGTCATGGTTCTCGGCGAGGTCGTCGGCATCCATATCGACGAGCAGATCATCCGCGAGGGGCGTCTGGATATGTCGATCGCGCGGCCTGTCGCACGCATGGGATACATGGATTACAGCGAAGGCAGCGACGTCTTCGAGCTGCTGCGCCCGCAAGTGCCGAACGATCTGATCGCGGTCGGCAAGGGTTAA
- a CDS encoding nitroreductase family protein: protein MKSDIKLIDYLAVRRSIPAFQMSEPGPEKAEIEEILRLASRVPDHGKLAPWRFIVYRGEERVHIGKELLKLALEAKPDLSEDMIEVERARFTRAPVVIAVVSKAGPHFKIPEWEQIMSAGAVCLNIIFAANAHGWVANWLTEWFAYDERAYWLLGVQPGERVAGFVHIGSTNFPAVERPRPEISETVTWVGGDA, encoded by the coding sequence ATGAAATCCGATATCAAGCTGATCGATTACCTCGCCGTGCGCCGCTCCATTCCCGCATTCCAGATGAGCGAACCGGGACCGGAAAAGGCGGAGATCGAGGAAATCCTCCGTCTGGCATCTCGCGTTCCCGACCACGGCAAGCTCGCGCCCTGGCGCTTCATCGTCTATCGCGGCGAAGAGCGCGTCCATATCGGAAAGGAGCTTCTGAAGCTGGCGCTCGAAGCCAAGCCCGATCTTTCCGAGGACATGATCGAGGTCGAGCGTGCGCGCTTCACCCGCGCGCCGGTCGTCATCGCCGTCGTCAGCAAAGCCGGGCCGCATTTCAAGATTCCGGAATGGGAACAGATCATGTCGGCAGGCGCCGTTTGCCTCAATATTATCTTCGCGGCCAATGCCCATGGCTGGGTGGCCAACTGGCTGACCGAGTGGTTCGCCTATGACGAGCGTGCCTATTGGCTGCTTGGCGTCCAGCCGGGCGAACGGGTTGCCGGCTTCGTCCATATCGGCTCGACAAATTTTCCGGCAGTTGAACGACCGCGTCCGGAAATATCGGAAACGGTCACTTGGGTTGGTGGGGACGCTTGA